In Streptomyces sp. ML-6, the genomic stretch GAGGGCTACGACACCGTCGTGGTCCTCCCGCTGCGCGACGGCGGCGCCGAGGACCTCGTCGTCAGACTGCTCGACGCGGCCGACGACGCGCTGCTCCTCACCCTGCGCGGCCTCGACGAGATCGTGATCGAGACCCCGGACACCGTACGGACGCTGCGCCGCTCGCAGCACGGCCCGTACATCCACGTCGAGGACTCCGCGCACGGCACGACCCGCTGGCGCACCGTCACCCACCACGGCGCCGTCGCACCGGAACTCCTCGCCGACCGGCCCCGCGAGGAACGACTGCGCCCGCACTGGTCGGTGACCTGGGCGGTCCCGGTGGACACGGAGGGCGCCCCGGCACGCCCCCGCACCGCCCCCGTCGTCCACGCGCCGACCCCCACCGACGAGCCCCTCGGCATCCCCGCTTTGTTCATCGCGTCGCTGCCGCTCGACACCAGCCGCCGCCACTTCGCGCCGGGACCGCTCACAGACTTCCTGGTGCAGCGCGCCGCCGACGCGTACGCCGAACTGCTCGCGGGCTGGCAGCCGGTGTCCGTCGACACCATCGACCTCGTACCGGGACCGCTCGGCAAGGGCGAACTGGACGGCGCCCTGCGCGGCGCGATCCTGGAACGGCTGCCGCGCGTCGCGTTCCTGGCCCCCGCCGTCCCGCGCGACCCCACCGCCGACGCGGGCCGCTGGGACGGCTGGGAGGAGCGGGGGGACGCCGTGGAGGACCCCGCGGCCACCGCCGCGCTGCGCCCCATCGAGGCCGAGGTCCTGGAAGGGGCCGGTGCCGAGACCGTACGGGTGCTCGCCGAGGTCCTGCCGTGTCTGCTGCCCGCCGGGCTGGAACGCCGCAGCGAACTGCGCACGCTCTCCATCGCCCGGGTCCCGCTGACCGAGGCGATCGACCGGCTGGCCGGTCTGGAGCGCCGGCCCCGCTGGTGGCGGCGGCTCTACGACAGCCTGTCCGGCATCGACCCGGACCGCCTCTCCGGCCTGCCCGTACCGCTGGCCGGAACCCCCGGGGAGGCGGAAGCCGAGGCGCCGGAGACGGACGAGGCGGCGGAGACCGGGACGGGCGGGGCGGCGGAGGCCGGTCCCGTGCCCGTGCCCCGCACCACGATCGGCCCCCGCCAGGTCCTCCTCCCGCTCCCGGACGCGCTCACGGGCCCGGTCCTGGAACGCCTCGCCCGGCTCGGGCTGAAGGTCGCCCACCCGGACGCCGCCCACCCGCTGCTGGAGAAGCTGGGCGCCCTGCCCGCCACCCCGCGCGCCGTGCTGACGACCCCGCAGGTGCGGGCCGCCGTCGCCGGATCACTGGACGCGGGCGAGATCTGGGACGAGGACGCGCTGGACGCCGACGAACTCGCCGAGACCGTCCTCACCCTCGTACGGGCCGCCGAACTGGCCCCCGGCGACGAGCCCTGGCTCGGCGCGCTCGCCCTGCCCGACGAGGACGGCGAACCGGCCCCGGCCGGGGAACTCGTGCTGCCGGACAGCCCCTTCGCGTCCGTCATGCGGGAGGGCGAACTGGCCTTGGTCGACCGGGAGTTGGCCGACCGCTGGGGCGAGCAGCCGCTCACCGCCTGCGGCGTGCTGGCCACGTTCGCCCTCGTGCGGGCCACCGACGTCGTCCTGGACCCGGACGAACTGGAGCCGCGCGACGGCGACTTCGCCGAACCCGACGACGCCGGTCTGCTCGACGCCGTCGACGTGTGGTGCGAGGACGTCCTCGACCAGCTGCCCGACACGCCCGTACCGCCGGTCGCCACCGAAATCGTCGCCGTCCGCGACCTCGATCTCGTCGACGACGACGCCTGGCCGCAGGCGCTCGCCCTGCTCGCGCAGCCGCCGCTGCGGGACGCCCTGACCCAGCCGGTGCGGGTGCTGCTCCCCGACGGCACCACCCGGTCCGTGCGCCCGTACACCGCCTGGTGGCTGCGCGACCACCCGGTGCTCGACGGCCGGCGCCCCGCCGGGCTGCGCGCCGCGGGCGGCGACCCGCGGCTGGCCGGGCTGTACGACTCCGCCGACGCGACCGGCTTCGACGACGCCCAGGTGCTGCGCGCCCTCGGGGTGCGGACGTCCGTGGCCGCGCTGCTCGACGAGCCGGGCGGCGCCGCCGAACTCCTGGGCCGGCTCGCGGACGAGGAGCGCCCGGTCGACCCCGGGCAACTGCACTCCCTGTACACGGCCCTGGCCGATCTCGACCCCGAACAGGTCACGCTGCCCGACGAGTTGCGGGCCGTGGTGGACGGCGATGTGCGGGTCGTGGACGCGGCGGACGCCGTGATCGCGGACGCCCCCGACCTGCTGCCGCTCGCCGCCGGGCTCCCGCTCCTGCCGGTCGCCCCGACGCGCGCGGCCGAACTCGCCGAGCTGTTCCAGGTGCGGCGGCTCGGCGACAGCGTCGAGGCGGAGGTGACGACGGAGGGCGAGGAGCACCGCGTACCGGAATCGGTGCGGGTCCTGCTCGGGGCGGGCACGCCGGACGTGTACGTCGAGCACGGCGAGCTGCGCGCGGGCGGGGTCGAACTGGACTGGCACCGCACCCCCGACGGGGTCGTGCACGCCGCCACGCTGGAGGGCGTCGCGGCGGGGCTGGCCTGGGCGGCGGGACAGTGGCCGCGCCGCTTCGAGGTGGCGGCGCTGCTGGAGGACCCGTCCCGCACGGAGGAACTGGCCCGGGACCGCTGGTTCGACTGACGTCCGGGCAGCTTCTGTTGACGGCCGGTCACGGAGGCCGGAGCACCGATGGTCTGATCTTCGCAAGAAATTCAACTCGGTGTACAACCCTTCACATGTGTTGCTGGTCTGGTCTGTCGAGTCAGCAGACTCACAGACCGAACCAGCTCCGCCCGGAGCACTTCACGTGCCCGCGGAGCTCTTTCTCCACTGGGGAAATACATGCGTATTCGCGCCACTGTCGCTGCCGTTTCCGGCGCGCTGGCCCTGTCTGCTCTGGCTGTTCCGGTTGCCCAGGCGGGCGACCACTCCACGTCGATCTCGAACAAGCCGACCTCGGGTGCCGAGGCCTTCGGCATCACCGCCCGGGGCGCCGCGAAGGCCGCCGCGGCCACCGCCGCCGCCACCGCGGAACCCGTCATCTCCAAGGTCGTCGTCAACGGCGGCAAGGACATCGTCCTGGGCACCACCGCCACGAAGACGGTCTCCGTCTCGGTCACGGCCTCGCACGCGACCGGTGTCATCGACACCTACGCCGTCCTGTGGCACGGCACGGACCTGAGCTCCGTGGACACCATCGACGGCGCCATCCTGCCGAACGAGGAGGTGGCGAAGTGCACCAAGGTCAACGCGACCACCTCGACCTGCAAGATGACGTTCACGATCGACCCGCGCTACGACCTGTACAAGAACTCGCTGGCCGGCACCTGGCGCGTCGCCGCGGGCGCGCTCGCCGGTAACCAGAGCGACGTCGCCTTCACCGACTACTACGGCAAGGCGAGGGTGCAGCGGCTGTCGAAGCTGACGGTCAACGCCGCGCCGGAGCCGGTGAAGAAGGGCAAGACGATCACGGTCACCGGCAAGCTCTCGCGGGCCAACTGGGAGGACCACAAGTACCACGGCTACACCGGCCAGGCGGTGAAGCTGCAGTTCCGCAAGAAGAACAGCTCGACGTACAGCACCGTCAAGACGATCAAGACGAACAGCACCGGCAACCTGAAGACCACGGTCAAGGCCTCGGTCGACGGTTACTGGCGCTACAGCTTCGCCGGTACGTCCACCACCCCGGCCGTCACCACCGCGGGCGACTTCGTCGACGTGAAGTAGTCCCACGCTCCGGAGCGGGGCCGACCGGCCGCCTCCGTGGCCACATGTGAACAGCGGGGTCCCTGCCGGGGCCCCGCTGTTCGCGCCTCAGCCCCTGCGTTCCCCTGCGTTCCCCTGCGTTCCCCTGCGTTCCCGTGAGTCCCCACGTGTCCCCGTCCGGCCCCGTGCGTTCCCGTCCGGCCCCTCCCCGGGGCCTTCTTCACGGAGAAGCCCATGCGCATACCTGTCATCGCCACTACCACCGCCGTCGCGGTCTCCGGCGCCCTGATCCTGTCCGCCCTCGCCGTTCCGGCTGCGTGGGCGGCGACGGCCGGTCCCGAAGCCGCCGATCCGGGCGGGCCCGGTCCGGTCGTCTCCGAGGTCGTCGTCAACGGCGGCAAGGACATCGTCCTGGGGACGACGGCGCCGAGGACCGTCACCGTCTCGGTCACCGCCTCGCACCCCTCCGGCATCGGGACCGGCTGGCTGATGCTGTGGCACGGCAAGGACCAGGAGGAGGGGCTGGAGGCCGTACTGCTGCCGAACGAGGACGCGGCGACCTGCCGGGCCGCGAGCGCCACCACCAGCACCTGCTCCCTCACGATCACGGTCGACCCCCGGGTCGACCTGCCGAAGAACTCGCTGGCGGGCACCTGGCACGTCCTCGCGGGCGCGCGGGCGAAGGACGGCTCCCTGACCTCCAGTGACTTCTTCACCACGGCGAGGGTGCAGCGGCTGTCGAAGCTGACGGTCGACGCCGCGCCGGAGCCGGTGAAGAAGGGCAGGACGATCACGGTCACCGGCAAGCTCTCGCGGGCCAACTGGGAGGACCACAAGTACCACGGCTACACCGGCCAGGCGGTGAAGCTGCAGTTCCGCAAGAAGAACAGCTCGACGTACAGCACCGTCAAGACGATCAGGACGAACAGCACCGGCAACCTGAAGACCACGGTCAAGGCCTCGGTCGACGGTTACTGGCGCTACGGCTTCGCCGGTACGTCCACCAC encodes the following:
- a CDS encoding calcium-binding protein, which gives rise to MRIRATVAAVSGALALSALAVPVAQAGDHSTSISNKPTSGAEAFGITARGAAKAAAATAAATAEPVISKVVVNGGKDIVLGTTATKTVSVSVTASHATGVIDTYAVLWHGTDLSSVDTIDGAILPNEEVAKCTKVNATTSTCKMTFTIDPRYDLYKNSLAGTWRVAAGALAGNQSDVAFTDYYGKARVQRLSKLTVNAAPEPVKKGKTITVTGKLSRANWEDHKYHGYTGQAVKLQFRKKNSSTYSTVKTIKTNSTGNLKTTVKASVDGYWRYSFAGTSTTPAVTTAGDFVDVK
- a CDS encoding DUF5707 domain-containing protein; protein product: MRIPVIATTTAVAVSGALILSALAVPAAWAATAGPEAADPGGPGPVVSEVVVNGGKDIVLGTTAPRTVTVSVTASHPSGIGTGWLMLWHGKDQEEGLEAVLLPNEDAATCRAASATTSTCSLTITVDPRVDLPKNSLAGTWHVLAGARAKDGSLTSSDFFTTARVQRLSKLTVDAAPEPVKKGRTITVTGKLSRANWEDHKYHGYTGQAVKLQFRKKNSSTYSTVKTIRTNSTGNLKTTVKASVDGYWRYGFAGTSTTPAVTTAGDFVDVK
- a CDS encoding molecular chaperone Hsp90; this encodes MNATEGADPFGTARLRRGVLDAWGAGPARFREDANAEEDLALGGYRDRLVVELAQNAADAAARARVPGRLRLTLHPATADTPAILAAANTGAPLDATGVESLSTLRASAKREGHEGAVGRFGVGFAAVLAVSDEPAVIGRHGGVRWSLAEARDLAARAAAASPGLGDELRRRDGHVPLLRLPLPAEGTAPEGYDTVVVLPLRDGGAEDLVVRLLDAADDALLLTLRGLDEIVIETPDTVRTLRRSQHGPYIHVEDSAHGTTRWRTVTHHGAVAPELLADRPREERLRPHWSVTWAVPVDTEGAPARPRTAPVVHAPTPTDEPLGIPALFIASLPLDTSRRHFAPGPLTDFLVQRAADAYAELLAGWQPVSVDTIDLVPGPLGKGELDGALRGAILERLPRVAFLAPAVPRDPTADAGRWDGWEERGDAVEDPAATAALRPIEAEVLEGAGAETVRVLAEVLPCLLPAGLERRSELRTLSIARVPLTEAIDRLAGLERRPRWWRRLYDSLSGIDPDRLSGLPVPLAGTPGEAEAEAPETDEAAETGTGGAAEAGPVPVPRTTIGPRQVLLPLPDALTGPVLERLARLGLKVAHPDAAHPLLEKLGALPATPRAVLTTPQVRAAVAGSLDAGEIWDEDALDADELAETVLTLVRAAELAPGDEPWLGALALPDEDGEPAPAGELVLPDSPFASVMREGELALVDRELADRWGEQPLTACGVLATFALVRATDVVLDPDELEPRDGDFAEPDDAGLLDAVDVWCEDVLDQLPDTPVPPVATEIVAVRDLDLVDDDAWPQALALLAQPPLRDALTQPVRVLLPDGTTRSVRPYTAWWLRDHPVLDGRRPAGLRAAGGDPRLAGLYDSADATGFDDAQVLRALGVRTSVAALLDEPGGAAELLGRLADEERPVDPGQLHSLYTALADLDPEQVTLPDELRAVVDGDVRVVDAADAVIADAPDLLPLAAGLPLLPVAPTRAAELAELFQVRRLGDSVEAEVTTEGEEHRVPESVRVLLGAGTPDVYVEHGELRAGGVELDWHRTPDGVVHAATLEGVAAGLAWAAGQWPRRFEVAALLEDPSRTEELARDRWFD